The Mercurialis annua linkage group LG2, ddMerAnnu1.2, whole genome shotgun sequence genome contains a region encoding:
- the LOC126667388 gene encoding probable inactive receptor kinase At5g53320 — MRSRNTDQILKSLAYTITVFFLITACLAGEFSETETESFFNFVRAIDPENVLGISLNETIPNPCSDKWKGVKCNLKTATITEIRLESLNLSGIIDADSLCKLQNLKVLSLAKNLIRGNIPDSISNCRKLVYLDLSSNLLTGKFPIALTKLKHLRILNISENLEFKHSDNLQTTRQIYYLRKLLNVGEDSAQPPSSDKPNSEMKEWYRSVKDLLPIIIGIPFIFALLVVIYSINARATKSAQNKKILKSLAQTPQNNNPPPEAKPDEDERTELVFFVDEHETFKLDDLFEATANLQSHTHYSSQYKEPLISEYGLTSFSESKKSPNLYISNGYTAPEKTSSEQGDVFSFGIILLELLTGKTVENSGIDLPKWVRSMVREEWTGEVFDKEVNKSGREFAFPLLNIALKCVSNSPEDRPTMAEITEKIEEIGDDDVSISSMASIESSTRECCLLHTVIPEAWDTPGSNY, encoded by the exons ATGCGGAGCAGGAATACCGATCAGATCTTGAAGTCATTAGCCTATACTATTACAGTCTTTTTCCTGATAACAGCTTGTCTTGCAGGTGaattttctgaaactgaaaccGAATCGTTCTTTAATTTCGTTCGAGCTATTGATCCTGAAAACGTGTTAGGAATTAGCTTGAACGAAACAATTCCGAATCCATGCTCAGATAAGTGGAAAGGTGTGAAATGCAATTTGAAGACTGCTACTATAACAGAAATCAGGCTTGAAAGTTTGAATCTTAGTGGGATAATCGATGCGGACTCCCTTTGCAAGCTTCAAAACCTGAAGGTTCTTAGCTTGGCAAAGAATCTCATTCGCGGAAACATTCCTGATTCGATATCTAATTGCAGAAAGCTCGTGTACTTAGATTTAAGCAGCAATCTTCTGACGGGAAAGTTCCCTATCGCTCTTACCAAGTTGAAACATCTCAGGATCCTGAACATCTCCGAAAACCTGGAATTCAAGCATTCGGATAACCTGCAAACTACGAGGCAGATATATTATCTTCGAAAACTGTTAAATGTAGGGGAAGATTCCGCGCAGCCTCCAAGCAGTGACAAGCCTAATTCTGAAATGAAAGAATGGTACAGATCAGTAAAAGATTTGTTGCCAATTATTATTGGAATTCCATTCATTTTTGCCCTCTTGGTGGTAATCTATTCAATAAATGCGCGTGCTACTAAATCCgcgcaaaataaaaaaatcttgaAATCTTTAGCACAGACTCCTCAGAATAACAATCCACCACCTGAGGCTAAACCTGACGAAGATGAACGGACAGAGCTCGTGTTTTTCGTGGACGAGCATGAAACTTTCAAATTGGATGATCTTTTTGAAGCCACAGCTAACTTACAGAGCCACACTCATTACAGCAGCCAGTACAAG GAACCTCTAATTAGCGAATACGGATTAACAAGTTTCTCGGAATCCAAGAAATCTCCTAATTTATACATCTCCAATGGCTATACAGCACCTGAGAAAACTTCATCAGAACAGGGAGATGTTTTCAGCTTTGGAATAATTTTGTTGGAGTTGCTAACGGGAAAAACTGTCGAAAATAGCGGGATTGATCTTCCGAAATGGGTAAGATCCATGGTAAGAGAAGAATGGACAGGAGAAGTTTTCGACAAGGAAGTTAATAAAAGTGGCAGAGAATTTGCATTTCCATTGTTGAATATTGCACTTAAATGCGTGTCCAATTCGCCTGAAGATAGACCAACGATGGCGGAAATCACGGAGAAGATTGAAGAAATTGGGGACGATGATGTTTCAATTTCATCCATGGCATCAATAGAATCTAGCACACGCGAATGTTGTTTGCTTCACACTGTAATTCCTGAAGCCTGGGATACTCCAGGCTCAAATTACTAA
- the LOC126669173 gene encoding heterogeneous nuclear ribonucleoprotein 1-like has translation MESDLGKLFIGGISWDTDEERLKEYFSKYGEVVEAVIMRDRTTGRARGFGFVVFADPAAAERVIMDKHMIDGRTVEAKKAVPRDDQHILNRNTSSIHGSPGPGRTKKIFVGGLASTVTDNDFKMYFEHFGNITDVVVMYDHNTQRPRGFGFITYDSEDAVDRVLHKTFHELNGKMVEVKKAVPKELSPGPSRSPLIGYNYGLSRTNNLLNAYAQGYNVNSVGGFGMRMDSRFSPLASGRSGFPPFGTTGYGMGINLEPGLTPSYGGGSNFGNNPGYGRMLTPYYSGNSTRQTTPIGYGIGNARNDSVLSPTTRNVWGNGGLSTTTNPASPGAFLSSGSGNFGVSFGNNGVNWGPSPISAQGGGNASAYTSGNMGYGSGDSGYGFGGGGYGRNSSSGAAPNSSLSGSSGAYEGSYGDLYRSGSVYGDSTWRSGTPELEGTGSFGYGLGNIASDVSAKNSEGYIGSYGVTTRQSNRGIAT, from the exons ATGGAATCAGATCTTGGTAAGCTCTTTATTGGTGGGATTTCTTGGGACACTGATGAGGAGCGTCTTAAGGAGTATTTTAGTAAGTATGGGGAAGTTGTGGAGGCTGTGATCATGAGAGATCGGACGACTGGTCGTGCTCGAGGTTTCGGTTTTGTGGTCTTTGCAGATCCTGCTGCTGCGGAAAGAGTGATCATGGATAAGCACATGATTGATGGACGCACT GTTGAAGCAAAGAAGGCCGTTCCAAGGGATGATCAGCACATTTTGAATAGAAACACTAGTAGTATTCATGGCTCTCCAGGTCCTGGGCGTACCAAAAAGATTTTTGTTGGAGGCCTAGCATCTACGGTTACAGATAATGATTTTAAGATGTATTTTGAGCATTTTGGCAATATCACTGATGTAGTTGTGATGTATGATCACAACACACAGAGGCCAAGAGGCTTTGGCTTTATCACTTATGATTCAGAGGATGCAGTAGACAGAGTTCTGCATAAAACATTTCATGAACTTAATGGTAAAATGGTTGAAGTAAAAAAGGCTGTCCCAAAGGAGCTATCTCCAGGGCCTAGTCGGAGCCCGCTGATAGGATATAACTATGGTTTGAGTAGGACAAACAACTTACTTAATGCATATGCTCAGGGATATAATGTAAACTCGGTAGGAGGTTTTGGAATGAGAATGGATAGTAGGTTTAGTCCTCTTGCCAGCGGCCGAAGTGGTTTTCCTCCATTTGGGACTACGGGTTATGGAATGGGTATAAATTTAGAGCCAGGGTTAACACCAAGCTATGGTGGTGGATCTAACTTTGGTAATAATCCGGGGTATGGACGGATGTTAACTCCCTATTATAGCGGGAACTCAACCAGACAAACTACTCCTATAGGTTATGGCATTGGGAACGCAAGGAACGATTCTGTTTTAAGCCCAACTACTCGAAATGTCTGGGGAAATGGCGGCCTTAGTACCACAACTAATCCTGCCAGCCCTGGTGCTTTCTTGAGTTCTGGAAGTGGAAATTTTGGAGTTTCATTTGGGAACAATGGAGTTAACTGGGGCCCTTCTCCTATTTCAGCTCAAGGAGGAGGGAATGCTTCTGCTTACACGAGTGGGAATATGGGGTATGGGAGCGGTGATAGCGGCTATGGGTTTGGAGGGGGAGGATATGGAAGAAACAGCAGCTCTGGTGCTGCACCAAATTCATCATTATCTGGGTCATCTGGTGCTTATGAAGGGTCCTACGGAGACTTGTACCGCAGTGGTTCAGTTTATGGTGATTCTACTTGGCGGTCCG
- the LOC126669401 gene encoding probable serine/threonine-protein kinase WNK11, producing MMPSVMHDPSDKDSEHFVEIDPTGRYGRYSELLGCGAVKKVYRAFDQEEGIEVAWNQVKLRNFSNDPTMIDRLYAEVRLLRSLTNKNIISFYYVWHDEEHNTLNFITEVCTSGNLREYRKKHRHVSVKALKKWAKQILRGLNYLHTHEPCIIHRDLNCSNLFVNGNTGQVKIGDLGLAAKVGKSHSAHSVLGTPEFMAPELYEEDYTEMVDIYSFGMCVLEMVTLEIPYSECDNVARIYKKVSSGIRPLALNKVKDSEVKAFIEKCLAQPRVRPSAADLLKDPFFNGIDDDDDDDDENDDNVYL from the exons ATG ATGCCTAGTGTCATGCACGATCCATCTGATAAGGACTCGGAGCACTTTGTTGAGATAGATCCCACCGGCCGCTACGGCCGATACAGCGAACTACTAGGCTGCGGTGCAGTTAAAAAGGTTTACCGTGCATTTGATCAAGAAGAGGGAATAGAAGTTGCATGGAATCAAGTCAAGTTACGGAACTTCTCGAACGATCCGACCATGATCGATAGGCTGTACGCTGAGGTTCGATTGCTGAGAAGCTTGACGAACAAGAATATTATTTCTTTTTACTATGTGTGGCATGATGAAGAACATAATACGTTGAATTTCATTACTGAAGTTTGTACCTCGGGGAATTTGAGAGAGTATAGGAAGAAACATAGGCATGTTTCGGTGAAGGCGTTGAAGAAATGGGCGAAGCAGATCTTGAGAGGGTTGAATTATTTGCATACTCATGAGCCTTGTATTATTCACCGAGATCTAAATTGCAGCAACTTGTTTGTCAATGGGAACACTGGCCAG GTCAAGATTGGTGATCTTGGTTTGGCTGCAAAAGTGGGGAAGAGTCATTCAGCACATTCAGTTCTCGGAACACCAGAATTCATGGCACCGGAATTATACGAAGAAGATTATACGGAAATGGTAGACATTTATTCATTTGGAATGTGTGTGTTAGAGATGGTAACATTGGAAATTCCATATAGTGAATGTGATAATGTTGCAAGAATCTACAAGAAAGTTTCTTCAGGAATTAGGCCTCTTGCCTTGAACAAGGTTAAAGATTCTGAAGTTAAGGCATTCATTGAGAAATGCCTTGCTCAGCCTAGGGTTAGACCCTCTGCTGCAGATTTACTCAAAGATCCATTCTTTAATGgaattgatgatgatgatgatgatgacgacGAAAATGATGATAAcgtttatttataa
- the LOC126669399 gene encoding truncated FRIGIDA-like protein 1, with translation MSGSNQTQQQQQITPLKTIESAINLIDPKKQTLKRAFDELQSHSSLISSFSLSWSDIDSHFSSVQSGLTRRFLRLQEHPVRPDPEVLNTVPPTRSTEYPPARKELKLFCEKMDGKGLGDYMSENSKDREAIRAELIGLFVGTGTVRDLGEIVLDAMQGFYHVSHKDADFNRKRKGCLDLLEVICEIKAKLKLSDEVKLKAKKLALDWKNLMNSNVTINPLEALGFMNFVAAFDLKVDDVFSNDSELLDYFFAVARFKEATDLARAIGLGDKTNDLVQKLMDNGKHLLAVKFVFDLGLADKFPPALLLKNHLTDCENYTIKSCTDERISVRAQNEAICRQINAVKVVLQYIDQHNLQFEYSRLDLEKRIEMLEKQKEKIAAAPSSDNRPQQLTKRQKLAKQQAKKQQMGGNKHPRVPAPAAVAISAAGSSQQSYLPQAGLLPAAEPYGLASYAPPITSYAGALAGPYGSARSIMGFPGNPGPVVAHPYSSDPYTTPGGYYDRPSVYNGYGHPSQYYPGYIPQ, from the exons ATGTCAGGTTCAAATCAaacacaacaacaacaacaaatcaCACCCCTGAAAACAATCGAATCGGCAATAAACCTAATCGACCCCaaaaaacaaaccctaaaacgCGCCTTCGATGAGCTCCAATCTCACTCCTCCCTCATCTCCTCCTTCTCCCTCTCCTGGTCGGACATCGACTCACACTTCTCCTCCGTGCAATCCGGACTCACCCGCCGCTTTCTCCGCCTCCAAGAACACCCGGTCCGACCCGACCCGGAAGTATTGAATACGGTTCCTCCGACCCGGTCTACCGAATACCCGCCTGCCCGTAAGGAGTTGAAATTGTTCTGTGAGAAGATGGACGGAAAGGGATTGGGGGATTATATGAGTGAGAATTCGAAAGACCGGGAAGCTATTCGGGCTGAGTTAATCGGGTTATTTGTGGGTACGGGTACGGTCCGTGATTTAGGAGAAATTGTATTGGATGCAATGCAAGGGTTTTATCATGTGAGCCATAAAGATGCAGATTTCAATAGAAAAAGGAAGGGTTGTTTAGATTTATTAGAGGTAATATGTGAGATTAAggctaaattaaaattaagtgaTGAGGTGAAGCTTAAAGCTAAAAAATTGGCTTTGGATTGGAAAAATTTGATGAATTCGAACGTTACGATTAATCCTTTAGAAGCATTAGGGTTTATGAACTTCGTTGCGGCTTTTGACTTGAAGGTTGATGATGTGTTTTCTAATGATAGTGAGcttttggattatttttttgCTGTTGCTAGGTTTAAAGAAGCTACTGATTTGGCTCGTGCTATCGGTTTAGGTGATAAAACTAACG ATCTCGTTCAGAAACTCATGGACAATGGAAAACACCTTTTGGCTGTCAAATTTGTATTTGATCTTGGACTGGCTGACAAGTTCCCACCTGCTCTTCTCTTGAAAAATCACCTGACGGATTGCGAGAATTATACTATTAAAAGTTGCACGGACGAGAGGATCTCTGTTAGGGCACAG AATGAGGCAATATGCAGACAAATTAATGCTGTGAAAGTAGTACTTCAATACATCGATCAACACAATCTTCAATTCGAGTATTCCCGTCTGGATCTTGAGAAGCGTATTGAGATGCTAGAGAAGCAGAAAGAAAAGATAGCTGCCGCACCATCTTCTGATAATAGGCCTCAACAGCTGACAAAGAGGCAGAAGCTGGCAAAGCAGCAAGCAAAAAAGCAGCAGATGGGTGGAAACAAACATCCTCGAGTGCCTGCTCCTGCAGCAGTTGCAATCAGTGCTGCTGGTTCCAGTCAACAATCTTATTTACCACAGGCAGGTTTGTTGCCAGCAGCTGAGCCTTATGGGTTAGCGAGTTACGCTCCTCCCATTACCTCTTATGCAGGTGCATTAGCTGGTCCATATGGCTCGGCGAGATCTATTATGGGATTCCCTGGTAACCCAGGACCTGTTGTGGCCCATCCGTACTCTTCAGATCCTTATACGACTCCTGGTGGTTATTATGATCGGCCATCTGTTTATAATGGATATGGTCATCCATCCCAATACTATCCAGGTTACATTCCGCAGTAG